The nucleotide sequence GTGGTATGACTAAAGCAAGTGATGAAAACATCAATATCAAAAATGGATGAATTATTATAGCTAAAGCTATAAGCTTAATTTCTTTACCTTCAAGTTTTTTTGATAAAAATTCAGGTGTCCTTCCAACCATAAGTCCACATAGAAAAACTGTAAGAATTGCATACATCATCATATTCATGAAGCCTACACCTTTACCACCAAATATAACATTAAGCATCATATTCATAAGTGCAACCGTACCTCCTAAAGGCGTTAAAGAATCATGCATGCTGTTTACAGATCCCGTGGTAAATGCTGTAGTAACCGTGGTAAATAGTGAGGATTGCGCTATTCCAAATCTAACTTCCTTACCCTCCATATTTCCCATAATCTGATTTAATCCTACATGTGCCAGAATTGGATTTCCTGCTTTTTCTGCATAATAACATATAGGAAGTGCTATTATAAATAAACCTGCCATTGCGGCAAATATGCTCCAGCCCTGCTTTTTATTCTTTGCCATCAACCCAAAGGTATATACAAGTGCTCCTGGAAGAATCATCATAGATAACAATTCAATCAAATTTGTTATTGGTGTGGGATTTTCAAAAGGATGTGCAGAACTTGCACTAAAAAAGCCACCACCATTTGTTCCTAAGTGCTTTATTGATTCAAGAGCTGCTACAGGGCCAATTGCTATATCCTGAAATTTTCCTTCTATTGTAGTAATTGTTTTAGTTCCTGACAAAGTCTGAGGCACTCCCTGAGATACCAAAAAAAGCCCTATTATTATTGAAAGCGGCAATAAAACTCTTGTAATTATCCTTGTCATATCAACAAAAAAGCTGCCCATTTCCTTCTTCCCAGTTATTCCTCTCATAAAAGCAAGTGCTGCTGAAAATCCGGTTGCTGCTGATGTAAACATCATAAAAATTATAACTGCCATCTGACTTAAATAAGAAATTCCAGATTCACCGCTGTAATCCTGGAGATTTGTATTTGTCATAAAACTTATAATTGTGTTAAAAGATAAACTTTGCTTCATTCCGCCTATTCTATTTGGATTTAAAAATAAGACTCCTTGAAGTCTCAGTATTATATATCCAATAAATATCATAGCTGCATTTACTGTTACAATGGATAACACATATTGTTTCCAATTCATTTGTTCATCTTTATTTATACCACACACCTTGTAAATAAAGTTATCTATTGGATTAAAAATCCTATCTGCAAATGTCTTTTCTTGACTACTCACACAGTATAAATATTTTCCAAGTGGTACTATAATTAATATAAAAAGTAATAAAGTCACTATTATCTGCAGCCATTCCATAATCTATCACTCCTAACCTGCTTAAGCCACCTAAAATTTTTCTGGATTGAATAGTGCGTAACTTAGATATATTAAAAGTAGAATTATAATTCCAATTAATATAAACATATTAATTCCCCCTATTTATTCACTTGCTTCTCACACCAGTTAGCAAAAAATATAATTGAACCAAATCCCGTAATCAGTAGTGTAAAAAATATAATGTCTAACATTATTGTCCTCCTTCAATACTTTTATTTTCTATATTGAATAATACTATTTATGATATAAAGATTGGATAAAAATATTTCTTAATCGTATAAAGATCGTATAAAGATTTCATTGTAATTATAAAAAAGGAAGAAAAGTGGAAGGTATTCCTATATTAATGACCTGTTACCCTTTAACTCATAAATAATTTAGTGTAATATGTAATTATTATACATTCTTAAAATACTTAATAAGTGAGGATTTAGAAAAATGAAATATTATATAGTTAATGCTTTTGCTGATGAAATGTTTAAAGGGAATCCTACAGGGGTATGCATTTTAGATAACATAATAAGTGACTCTCTAATGCAAAAAATTGCTGAAGAAAATAATTTATCAGAAACCGCTTTTGTTATAAAGAATGAAAATAGATATGATTTAAAATGGTTCACACCAAAATCTGAAGTAGCTCTATGTGCTCACGCTACTTTAGGGGCTTCTTATGTTATTTCTAACTATATCGATATAGGAAACAATTCCATGACATTTAATACCGCTAGTGGAGAGCTTAAAGTCAATCGTAATAAAGATTTATATGAAATTGAACTTCCATTGACGATGCCGAAAAAAATAAAATTATCACATAAAATAATTTCAGATATATTTCATATATATCCAACCGAGATTTATTTATCTAGAGATTTATTTTTAGTCTTTGACTCGCAAAAACAAATAGAGGCTTTAACTCCCGACTTTACAAAAATGGACAAACTTGAGGAGGGTCTGGGAGTTATTGCTACATCAAAAGGTGACAACACAGATTTTGTATCCCGCTGTTTTTTCCCAAAACTCGGTGTAAATGAAGATTCTGCAACTGGTTCAGCACACAGCAGCTTAGCACCCTTCTGGTCTAAAAGATTAAATAAAACTATAATGACTGCTAAACAATTATCATCACGCGGCGGAACCTTATACTGTGAAATATCTGACGGTAAAGTAAAAATATGTGGAAAAGTCATACCATATCTCAGTGGAAATATTGATATATAATTTATTATTTATTTGATTTTCTTTCTTTTACAATCATAAAAACTATGGCAGCTAAGACAAGTATTATTATAAAAAAAATATCACCTAACATATTAACCACCTTCTATAAAAATCTTTATAGTATAATTAATATTAAAGCATTATTATATTTATTATAAATGATTGCAAATTTCCAGATGAAAATATATACAGGGTTTACAAGTAAAAGCTTAACTTATGCGCAGACCGGGATTTCTAAAATTAAGGCACATTAAAAATTTTGTAGTAAGTCTTAGAGAAGTGTTCTTAAAAATCTTAGTAGATTTTATATATTTGAACAAAGTGAGTTTATAAAATCTGCTTAGATTTTTTAAGCACAAGCTTAAACTTACTAGAAATTTTTTACGTGACGTATTTTGGAAATCCCGGCAGGAGCATAAGTTAAGCTTACATTCATAAACCTTATAGATAAATTAGAAAAACGTATGTGTTTCTAATTTATCTTGTATCATTTTTTATTAAATTTTTTAATTAAATTGTGATTTAAAATATCATCTGAATATTCCAGTTCCTTTTGTGTAAGTGACTTTTCATTTAAAATTTTACTATTTTCACTGATTGCTTCTCCTGTTTTAATATCATAGTATTTATCTAACTGTGATAAATAAAAAACTTTTCCATCGGTGAATGAACCATTTCTAAAAACAACTAAATTATCTTTAGTATTAAAAATATCACTGCCGAACATGTACTTAGAAGATAAATTATACAAGTTAGAAAGAGTCGGATATAAATCCATTTCTCCTGAATATGCATGGTAAATTCCACTATTCTTATTGTCCGGGAAATGAATTATTAAAGGTACCTTTTGCAGTTCCATCCAGTTTAAATCATTTCCTTTATCTATATTTAAAAATTTATAAAGTGATTTGTCCTGATTTTTAGGTATTGCATAGTGGTCACCATAAATTACTATAATAGAATCTTTAGTTAAACCTGAGTCATCGAGTTTTTTTAAAAACATACCAATCTGTTCATCAGTATAATGTATTGATTTAATATAATTTCCCAAAAGAGTACCTTCATACTCAGAAGTATTAAAATTACCATAATTTTTTACATCGTCAAAAGGATAATGACTGCTTAACGTTACAAGGAAACTAAAAAATGGCTGCTTTTGATTACGTATAATATTAAGAGACTGATTTAAAAATGATTTATCACTAAGTCCAAGTCCAACAACATCATCAACCTTAAAGCTGCTCTCGGAATAAAATTTATCATATCCTTCTGCCTTATTCATAATATTTCTATTCCAAAAGTCCCCTCTGAATCCATGAAGTGCAATACTTGTATATCCTTTTTTTTCTAACATTTTGGGAAGTGAATCAAAATCATTTTTACAATACATATATGCAGCTGCACCTTGACTCGCAGGGTATAGTGAATTATTAGTCATCAACTCTGCATCTGAAGTATTCCCTGCTGATACCTGATAAAAATAATTATCAAAATATGCACTTTTTTTAATCCATGCATTTAAATTAGGGGTAATCTCCTTTCCATTTAATGTTTTATTAATAACAAATTGTTGGAGTGCCTCAACCTGAATCACTATGAGATTTTTGCCATTTCCATCTCCATTTAATATACCTTCAGAATTTTTATTATTATCACCAAAATAATGTTTTATTTCATTTTGCTTGCCAATTGGCAAAGGAGTACCTTTTTTAATTGTTCTATATGCAAAATTATAAACATCAAGTACATGAAAATCCAGATTACCAAGAGTCTCCGCTATATATATCCTATTATACATAGTAGTTATAAGATTAGGCTGTTCCACTGAAAGTTTATATACATACTTTGCACTATAACCAAGACCTATAGCAAGCACAACTACAGTTGATATAATTCTTACCTTTAATGTATTTTCTTTTTCTATCATCAGCTTGAATATTATACCAGGCAATAGAACTATATCTATGAAAAGCAGAAAGTACTGCCATTTTAAAAGACTTGCTACACTCGATTTAACGGGGCCAAGTAATAAACCATTTTCAAGTATAGAAATGGATATAATATCTCTAAAGTATTGAAAATAAATTAGATCTGCAAATATTAATGAGGTCAAAACAATACTTGATATATACAAAAAAGTAATTCTCTTTCTTTTTTTAAATATAAGTCCAAAACCGCATATAACTAAAATCGAAGCTAAAATTTTTGGATATAATCGTTTGTAAGAAAAATATTGGATCTGAATTTGTGAACCATACACAAGCATTTTTATTGACATAATACTTACAAACAAGATTATATCTATGTTATTTAATATAATTTTTTTCGGTGATTTAAAAAGCAAATTGTTTTTGACAGTTTTCACGTTTAAGACTCCTCTTACAACTTCGTATTCTTATATTAGAATATTATAACACATAATACTTTTTCTAACTCTAAGATTGCTTTATATGAAATAAATAATAAATTGCAGAAAATGAACTGCTTGAATTTAATTTTTATATGGTTTACAATATAAAATCAATATGAAATATATATTTTAAGGAGAATTTTTATGAATACCGAATTATTATTGGTAAGACATGGTGAAACTAACTGGAATATAAAAGGCAAATTTCAAGGCTCTCATGATATAGATCTTTCTGAAAAAGGAATTTTACAAGCTGAATTTTTAAAAAAAGAATTAAATTATAATTTTGACGTAATATATTCGAGTCCATTAGTAAGAGCATTAAAAACTGCTGAAATATTGTCTGGGAATAATACATCTCTGAAACCCATAGTAGACAATGAATTACGTGAAATTAATTTTGGGGAATGGGAAGGGCTTACTATAGAGCAGATAAAGGCAAACTACCCTGTTCAATACAATGAATGGATTACAGACAAAATTAATGGTCCACTTGTAGGTGGTGACTTAAGCTTAAGGAAAGCAAGCATACGCGCAAAAAATGCCATTATTAAAATAGTAAAAACACATAAGAATAAAAAAATAGTAATTGTATCTCATGGTGGAATTATAAAAGCAGGTTTAATCGGAATATTTGATTGGGACATGTCTATGTATCATAAATTTCGCCTCGGGAATACTTCTGTTACTAAAATAGCATTTTCAAAAAACTTACATCCTTTATTAATGTTACTAAATGGTACAAGCCATATTCCTCAGAGCTGCACTGTTAAATCCCATAGCATTAACTGAAATATCTTAATGTTTTACAGATCTTATTATAAAAAGGAGCCAATCAGTTTTTCCAATTGGCTCCAACATTCTTTCAGAATAACATCACCTGTATAATTTGTAGTTGGTGCTGCCGAAGATACATAACTGTCAAAAATACTTTCTTTATTCTGTTCTGTTATTACCGTTGGATCAATGACTATAGGATATTCTCTTTCTTCATCCTCCAACCAATTAGAATCCGGTATTAAAGTTAAAATGTAGGAGTCATTTTCCCCATCTAATATTAATTTGATTTTCTTACTTAATTTCTTGTTTTTATCATACATAGAAGGTGGATTTATTTTGAAAATAATTTTAGAAATATCTTGTTTGTCACAAAATATAATTGAATTGTCATCTTGAACATGCGGAACCAGATTTTTTGTCCCTAAATTGAATTTAAATTGAAAGTTTTTGATCTCTTCTCTTACTATAGGGTTTGTAATTCCAAGTTTAAATTATACGTAAGCTGACATTTCCAAAATATAGGCACATTAAAAAATTTTTTAGTAAGTCTTAGTGACGTATTTTGGAAATTCCAGCCTGTACATAAGTTAAGCTTTCATTTATAAACCTAATTACTGTCTAAAATTTTCTGTCTGAAATCTACCCTGATATTGATTGTATATACCCTGATATTTTCCCCACTGTCCGTACCTTTTTTGTTCCTGTATTGCTGATTCAAACGACTGCATCATAGGGCCGCCACCCCATTTTACCACATAAACATCATAAGGTGTTCTACCAATATCATGCGTAGTATTTATATCAAAATCAAAAAAAGGCCCGCCTGTATCACCAACTGTAAAAATACCGGTTGAATTTACATATTTTAATTGAGGAATATATATCTCAGTACCAGCTCTCATATTATGCGCTGCAACTATTGAACCATTTCCGTCACAATAATATCCGCTGGCACTCGTTCCCTTTTCTCCATAAGAACTTACTATAGCATTTGAAAACTTGTAAACATAATTTATCAAATCAACAGTACCAGACGACGCAGAACTGTCAGAACTTGAGCTTGTCCCGCTGGAGTGAATACCTTTAACTAAATCAGCATAAATATATCCTCTTTTTGTACTACCATCTGAGGTTTTATACTCAACTAAATAGTAATTATTCTCACCATTTAGGATAGTCACCGTCTGTGCTTTTGCAGTTTCATCTGAAGCATACTCTTTTGAAGGTCCAAAACTTATAGCTGTATCATCCTGAATTGTCCCCTGTTTTTTGTCATTATAATTTGCATTAGGAACATCCTTTATATCAACATAGTTTGCATCTATATAAACTCTTTTCTTACCATCATAAGTATTATATTCAACTAAGCACCTATTTTCCTCTTTGTTTATAACTGTAATCAACTCGTTATCTATATAACCTATAATCTCAGAGCTGTCCGATGGTCCTGCATATGTTGATATCCTCTTATTTATAAGCTCATCCATTTTTGTAGGAGCTGGATAAGACGGATAACCATACCCATCTATTATAATATCCGAAGGTTTATAATCTACTCTTGCAACTTCGTAACAATTATCTTTAAAATAATCTCCTTGTATAATTGTCAAAGTTCCATCATTTCCTACTGCTTCAACTATTCCAGCAAAGTGTAAACCATTGTTTTCAAAATATACAATTGATCCTATCTTAGGAATACTTCCAAATAAACCTTTTTCATTAAACCAATTCATCGAATCAGAATAAGACGAAGTTTTTGGGAATTCACTCCCAAGTCCTGAATTATAAGAAACCCAACTAATAAAAGTTGAAGACCATGGAATATTATTTGTTCCATACCATTCTCCATATTTAACTGTATTTCCATCATTCCCGCTTGCTAATGCTCCTATTTCCGAACGTGCTGTATCAAGAAATCTTTTTATATTTACATTTAAATCTGATGTATCATCTGGAGCTTTAACATTGGTTTGTGAATTTTTAGACGATGAACCAAGTGTAATATCTTCTAATTTAACATATCCTCTCCTCAGTCCACCAGAATTATATGTATATTCGATAAAATACCAATCACCCTGTTTAGATAAAACCTTTACTGTCTTATTATTTATTTTATCGTTATTTTCATAATCATCTCCAGGCCCAGAATATACTTTAGTCCCACTAGAGGAACATCCTACCTGTAAACTTTGACTATAATCAACTGTTGTTACTGCATCACTAGAATTTAAAGATACATAGTTTTGATCTATATATCCCCTGATTTTTCCCTTATTACTATTATACTCAATATAATAACAATTTCCTTCTTTATTTAATAATGTTACTAAACTATCCTTTACCCACTTTACAGTTTTACTTGACCCCGAAGGTGTATATAGTATATCAGCAGATCCATTAACCTTTGTCTCAATTGATTGAGCAGCTTTATTTTCGGCGTAAACTTTATTTTCTGGAATATATTTATTAAAAGGAATACTTCCGGCAGAATAAATACCTAAAATAAATACTGCTATAGATAATGTTTTTATGGTTTGTTTAATATCTTTCTTCAATACCTATCCTCCTTACTTTTAACATATTACTTAACATTTTATCATATAAGTTGTCACTCTATAAAGCCTAAAATCATAAAAGTTATAATTATGCAGTTTATGAAAGTTATACAAAGTTCTTACCAATTATTTTTACCTTTGCACCGTTTACTGCAAAATTCAGCCTTTTTACCACACATAACATTTTTAGAACCACATTTAGGACAGCTAGCTTTATCATGTTCACAATTTATTTCATAAACCTTGCCGCAGTTCACACACTTAAACTTACAGAAATTAGTTGTATAGTTTCCCCCTGCAATCTTAATAGCCTTACCTTGAGTTAATGCTATTGCAACCTTTTTTCTTGCATCATCTATAATATTTTGAAATGTTTGCCTTGATACATGCATCTTTTCTGCACACTCTTCCTGTTTTAATTCCTCTATATCTTTAAGTCTGATAGCCTCAAGCTCTTCTATCTTTAAGACAACTTCCTCAAGCTCACACTTTTTCTTTCCTAAAGGAATAAAATAATTATACTTTGGTAAAAATTCAACTCTTCTAAACTTAGTTGGTCTGGGCATTCTTACTCCTCCTTAAATATCCATTTAAATAATTTTACCACACATAAAAATAGAATGACCTAACAAAAATAAATATAAACTAAAATTCATATAAAATAAACCTATCTACATAATACAAATGAATATATAATTTCTGTAAACCGGAAATCACAAAATCACAGAAGTTTAGCACTTAAAAAATTTTTAGGACAATAGTCCTTTGAATTATAAAGCCTTATGAATATTTACAGTAGAATTAATAGATTCCGATTTTTACTGGAAATTATACGGAAAAAATTTGCATAATAAAAGCATCCTTTTTATAATGGTTTTGCTAAAAACTAAAAATAAAAGGATGCTGATAAAATGAGTAAAAGTTATTTGAAACAGCTACTCACTTATATTAACAGGGTATATGATATAGGTGAAAAAATCAATAGTTTAAAAAATAAAATAATAAAATCTCCAGCAAAAGTTTCAACAATAGCTTTCGTAGTATTATTTGGATTCATGCTTCAAATAAGAAGTTTCAATAGATTAGAACATTGGATTGAAAAGAATAAATTTAAAAAGGTATTACCTAAAAATACTAAAATGCTACGCATTGACGCCGTTAGGCGTTTCTTGAATGATTTTGATCTTGATGGCTTAAAAAATATCAACAAGCACATAATAAAAACTACTGCGAAGAATAAAGTATTTAGAAATGGTACTATAGATGGTTTAAAGGTAGCTGCCATAGATGGTGTAGAACTATTTGACAGTATTAAAAAATCTTGTAACAACTGCCTTACAAGGGTTGATAAAAATGGTATAACGCATCATTTTCACAGATCAGTAGTTTGTGCAATGGTTGGTTGTGATCCACATATTGTTTTAGATCAGGAAATGCTTGAACCCCAAAAAGATAGTTCAGGTAAAGATGAAGGAGAAATTACTGCCGGCAAACGTTTAATTAAAAAGCTGTATAAAAAATATCATCACTTTGCGGATATCATTGTAGCTGATGCTTTGTATTGTAATGCTACATGGATAAAAGAAGTACTCTCTATAGGAATGAATGCTGTAGTTAGAGTAAAAGATGAACGTCTTCACATTGTAAAAGACGCATTAGCTTTATTTAAATGCCGTGAGGCAGATAAGAACTGGATTGTAAGAAAAAATACAAATATCTACACAAAGATTAAGGCATGGGAAGATGATAATTTTGAAATGTCTGATAAGGATATAAAAGTAAGGTTCTTGAGGTTTGTGGAAGAAATTCATACTGGAGACAGAATAGAGATTAAAGAAGGATGGATCATAACAACAGATAAATTTACATCAGTAGAAAGCCTGTGGAAGATAATGCATAAAAGATGGGACATTGAAAATAATATATTTCATCAACTGAAGACGGAATGGCATTTAGATCACTGTTTTCTTCATAGCCCTACGGGCGTAGAAACAGTTTTAATGTTTATAATAATAGCATTTAATTTAATGCAGTTATACTTTTTTAGGTGTATAAGGGGTTTTAGAGAAAAGAATATGCTTCAAATGGATATTATTGAAGATATAAAAGATGAAAGATTTACTATAGAAAATAATTGGAATAACCCTATATTTGGAAAGACATAATTCAAAATTAAAACTGGAAATTGATTATATAAATTTATCGGGGTAAAGAGGTATTATAATTATTTTTTCGACCTAACGGTCTCCGGGCTTACCAGCCCTTTAAATAAATGTAATTGGATACAATTCCAGTAAAAACAAAATTTTTACTGGAATTTAGGTGCTAAATCTCTGCAAAATCATATGATATATTTGAATGTAAAAACTCATATGATATAATAAAGATAGTATACTATTTAATCTTATCAAATTTTTCTTATTCTATTATGGAGTTTAGGGCTCTACATTCTATAATCTAAAATATTCTAAAAAATTATAATTCTGTATACAATTTATAAATATTTATTTGAAAGGAAGGACTTGATTATGAAAATTAATTTAGGCATTGGATTTGTTACCGGGCGTAAAAGCTTTAAAAGTCTGGTAAAAACGTATATCGAAAGTTTAAATGAGTCTCAAATTAGTTGTGAAAAGGTTAATGTAAATTTATTTGTCAATTTTGATCTTGGGTATACAAAGACAAACATAAATGACTATATTATAACTGACAAAAATGTCCTTGATATAGTCAACTCAATATGTTATATAGACAAGTACAAAATATCAGAAGAAATTAATTACCTGACCGAACATAATATAGTAACATTAGATGAGGCTAATCTTATATTTGGCGAAGGATATGCAATGAAAAGAAATACAATTTTATACTTTGCTATAAAGTATAAGATGGACTGTTTAATTTTTATTGACGATGACGAATATCCTGTAGCTCCTATAGAAATAAATAATGAGTTAGTTTGGAAAGGACAAGATATATTATCAGCACATATAAATAGTATAAAAAACTCAAATATAACCTATGGTTATCAGTGTGGATATATTTCTCCGATCCCAGTTATAAAATTCACCAGCAGCTTTACAGAAAATGATTTTAAAATATTTATAAAATCAATTAGCAATGATATAATAAATTGGAATTCTATTAAAGAAAAGATGATCAATGGAGGAATTACATATGCTGATCCTAAAGTTATAAATAAAAATTCAACAGAAAACGTTAAAGCAATAAATGGAATGAAATTTATTTCCGGTTCAAATTTATGTTTCAATCTAAAAGAATTAGATAAGCTATATCCTTTTTATAATCCACCAGGCGCTAGAGGTGAAGATACATTTATGAGTACTTGCCTAAGTAAATGCACTGTAAAGAAAGTACCCTATTATACTTTTCATGATGGTTTTTCTAAATACCAGCATATACTAAAAGGTATACTGCCAAATAAATTGCACGCTGTCATCCCAAATACAGATAGTATTGCAACAAGATTTTTACTTGCTTCCATTGGCTGGATAAGATACAAGCCTCTTTTACTTTATATTACAAATAGGGAAAACTATCAAATTACTATAGACATAATACGAAAAAATCTTTATGAAGTTGTTCCTAAAATTTGCCATTACTTTAAGGACAAACGATTTTTAAACATACTTTCTGAACTTAATTTATATGCATCTAATGTAAAAAAGCATTATGAAGATTTTCAAAAAACAAAATCAGCATGGATAAAAGTGAAAAATTTTGCATCCAAATTTCAGTAAGATAATTTTTTTAATAAAATTGAAATATAAAAATCTTTATATAAAATAATTTATAAGTTATCTGTTA is from Clostridium fermenticellae and encodes:
- a CDS encoding histidine phosphatase family protein, with protein sequence MNTELLLVRHGETNWNIKGKFQGSHDIDLSEKGILQAEFLKKELNYNFDVIYSSPLVRALKTAEILSGNNTSLKPIVDNELREINFGEWEGLTIEQIKANYPVQYNEWITDKINGPLVGGDLSLRKASIRAKNAIIKIVKTHKNKKIVIVSHGGIIKAGLIGIFDWDMSMYHKFRLGNTSVTKIAFSKNLHPLLMLLNGTSHIPQSCTVKSHSIN
- a CDS encoding DUF134 domain-containing protein codes for the protein MPRPTKFRRVEFLPKYNYFIPLGKKKCELEEVVLKIEELEAIRLKDIEELKQEECAEKMHVSRQTFQNIIDDARKKVAIALTQGKAIKIAGGNYTTNFCKFKCVNCGKVYEINCEHDKASCPKCGSKNVMCGKKAEFCSKRCKGKNNW
- the kdpF gene encoding K(+)-transporting ATPase subunit F, with protein sequence MFILIGIIILLLIYLSYALFNPEKF
- the kdpA gene encoding potassium-transporting ATPase subunit KdpA, whose protein sequence is MEWLQIIVTLLLFILIIVPLGKYLYCVSSQEKTFADRIFNPIDNFIYKVCGINKDEQMNWKQYVLSIVTVNAAMIFIGYIILRLQGVLFLNPNRIGGMKQSLSFNTIISFMTNTNLQDYSGESGISYLSQMAVIIFMMFTSAATGFSAALAFMRGITGKKEMGSFFVDMTRIITRVLLPLSIIIGLFLVSQGVPQTLSGTKTITTIEGKFQDIAIGPVAALESIKHLGTNGGGFFSASSAHPFENPTPITNLIELLSMMILPGALVYTFGLMAKNKKQGWSIFAAMAGLFIIALPICYYAEKAGNPILAHVGLNQIMGNMEGKEVRFGIAQSSLFTTVTTAFTTGSVNSMHDSLTPLGGTVALMNMMLNVIFGGKGVGFMNMMMYAILTVFLCGLMVGRTPEFLSKKLEGKEIKLIALAIIIHPFLILMFSSLALVIPQGVSGISNQGFHGLTQIVYQFTSSAANNGSGFEGLVDNTAFWNITTGIVMFYGRYLSMIILLSVAGSLAAKRSIPVTAGTFRTDNVMFTVTLIAIVLIIGALTFLPSIALGPVAEHLTLWH
- a CDS encoding LTA synthase family protein yields the protein MSIKMLVYGSQIQIQYFSYKRLYPKILASILVICGFGLIFKKRKRITFLYISSIVLTSLIFADLIYFQYFRDIISISILENGLLLGPVKSSVASLLKWQYFLLFIDIVLLPGIIFKLMIEKENTLKVRIISTVVVLAIGLGYSAKYVYKLSVEQPNLITTMYNRIYIAETLGNLDFHVLDVYNFAYRTIKKGTPLPIGKQNEIKHYFGDNNKNSEGILNGDGNGKNLIVIQVEALQQFVINKTLNGKEITPNLNAWIKKSAYFDNYFYQVSAGNTSDAELMTNNSLYPASQGAAAYMYCKNDFDSLPKMLEKKGYTSIALHGFRGDFWNRNIMNKAEGYDKFYSESSFKVDDVVGLGLSDKSFLNQSLNIIRNQKQPFFSFLVTLSSHYPFDDVKNYGNFNTSEYEGTLLGNYIKSIHYTDEQIGMFLKKLDDSGLTKDSIIVIYGDHYAIPKNQDKSLYKFLNIDKGNDLNWMELQKVPLIIHFPDNKNSGIYHAYSGEMDLYPTLSNLYNLSSKYMFGSDIFNTKDNLVVFRNGSFTDGKVFYLSQLDKYYDIKTGEAISENSKILNEKSLTQKELEYSDDILNHNLIKKFNKK
- a CDS encoding transposase, giving the protein MSKSYLKQLLTYINRVYDIGEKINSLKNKIIKSPAKVSTIAFVVLFGFMLQIRSFNRLEHWIEKNKFKKVLPKNTKMLRIDAVRRFLNDFDLDGLKNINKHIIKTTAKNKVFRNGTIDGLKVAAIDGVELFDSIKKSCNNCLTRVDKNGITHHFHRSVVCAMVGCDPHIVLDQEMLEPQKDSSGKDEGEITAGKRLIKKLYKKYHHFADIIVADALYCNATWIKEVLSIGMNAVVRVKDERLHIVKDALALFKCREADKNWIVRKNTNIYTKIKAWEDDNFEMSDKDIKVRFLRFVEEIHTGDRIEIKEGWIITTDKFTSVESLWKIMHKRWDIENNIFHQLKTEWHLDHCFLHSPTGVETVLMFIIIAFNLMQLYFFRCIRGFREKNMLQMDIIEDIKDERFTIENNWNNPIFGKT
- a CDS encoding PhzF family phenazine biosynthesis protein; the protein is MKYYIVNAFADEMFKGNPTGVCILDNIISDSLMQKIAEENNLSETAFVIKNENRYDLKWFTPKSEVALCAHATLGASYVISNYIDIGNNSMTFNTASGELKVNRNKDLYEIELPLTMPKKIKLSHKIISDIFHIYPTEIYLSRDLFLVFDSQKQIEALTPDFTKMDKLEEGLGVIATSKGDNTDFVSRCFFPKLGVNEDSATGSAHSSLAPFWSKRLNKTIMTAKQLSSRGGTLYCEISDGKVKICGKVIPYLSGNIDI